Below is a window of Rhodopseudomonas sp. P2A-2r DNA.
CTCTGCGACCGCGCCGGTATGGATCGGAGAAATCGAAGCAGTTGCGTTTTGGAGCATTGCTAAATTCATCGCCGGCCTTGGTGGAATTGTCCTGTCGCAGCCCGTTGCGTCACTTCTGGTGGGAGCGGAGTGGAGCGGCTATCAGTACTTTGGAGGATTCGCGTGTTTAGCCGCAGCATTTACGATGGCTGCAATCCGAGTCTGGATGACCGAGGTTCTTCCGACAGTTGTAAAATCAAGCAAGTTACTCCCCCTCTTTAGAAAAGTGCATCGCAAGTTTACGAAATATGGCACTGAAACGACGCCGGCACCGGAATATGACGCTGAGGCGCAGGCCGGGGTTGAAGGTGGAGTTCAAGCCGCTCCCGCGCCTCAAGGCTCGTTAGACTCCATGTCAAAATAACGGGCTGCGAGATCTTCTAACTTGCGCTCATGTAAGCCGCAACGCCCTCGCAACTCAGTTGCTGTATACGACGTACTGAATCACGATGAAGTCTCACTCACACAGCGAGACACATCATGTTTTCACAAATCAGCTTCACGCTGGTCACGAACCCGCGCGCGCAGTTCACCCACTTCATCGACAATTCCGGCATGGTCGCCGTGTTGGACAACGATGATAAGCGAACCGAAGCCCGCGTCGGCGTCTTTCGGCGGACAAGCAAGTTACGTTCTGCCTTGGGCTGTCAACATGAACATCGCCTCCGGGAAAAATATTTCCGGCGGCTTTCATTATGCGAACTGCCGGATAGACTAGGTGTGCCGCATCACGCCGCCACAGGAGCGCTTTATGAAGCCGACCCTTTCAATCATCGCAACTATTGCCTTACTCGCCTCATCTTCGGCCTTCGCTGCCACCAAAGAGCGCCGCGTCGATAACGGCGGCTGCACCATGAAGATTTGCGTCGATAACGGTGTAGCGATGGGTCATCCTCTCGCCAATGCCAAGCGCTGGTGCGCCGAGAAGATGCCTACCCTGTACGGCCCAATGTGTAAGACCCGCTGACCGGCCCATGGGACGCTACCGCAAGCTGGGTGAACTGCACCCAAGCGAAATTATCTTCGCCATCTTCAGCGACATCATGAAAGCGCCGACCATCACCATCTGGCAGAATGGGGAGGTCGAACTGCATTAGCACTTCACGCAATACACCGTCAGGGTTCACGTCGAGCAGGAGAACGAAGAGGAATTCATCGAAATCTCCGATGCACAATACGCGGCCATGCAGCGCATCATCGACTACGGCATGTACCTCAACCCGGTGCTTGAGGTTTATTTCACCACCTGCTCCACTTTATGGGGCCGCAAGCCGAAGAACTTCGACCGGATGACATTTGAGGAAGCCATGGAGGCCCGCTTTGATTAGCCGTGAAATCCCGGTGTGGCAGCGGCGGATTGTGCGCAGGTTCTCCCGGCCCTGCCGTTACAGCGAGGCCGGGATGGAGCTGCGTTTGAAAGAGCTGCAAATCATGCTCTTCACGCTTTTGATGGGTGGCGCCGCCGTCATTGCGGACGCCATTATCAACACCTGAAGGCTTCGAGCGTCAGTCCGCTCGCCTTCATCTCTTGTTTTAGCCAGGTAGGCTCTGCCCCACGGCCTGCCCACGTTTTGGACGGGTCGGCCTTGCTGCGGAACTTCACCGCCGCCGGTGGCTTCTTCGACTCCCCGGCTTGAACCCCAATCCCCGTATCTCCGCTTCCAACTCCGCGCGGCGCCGTTCCTTTGCCGCGTTGAACTCGGCGGTGATGAGCGGGTAAGTCTCCGCCATTTCGGTGAGCTTCAGCGCTTTGAAATTTGATACGACTTTTGACATGCCGCCACCTCCTTGGAGGCAGCCTATAAATTTGCGGGGCTGCTTCAATGGAGGTTGCAGGGCATGAAGGGGCACTCAGGTCAAACGATAACCTTGGCCAGTCCGCCGGTCAGCAATAAGGCCATGGTGGTGGTGGCCAAATCTTCGCTCCACACACATCGATGACCGCTGTTCCAGCCAGTCCACCATAGGGTGCCGAAGCCCGGCAGGTGTTCGCAGATGTCTTGCCAATCACCATCTGGAATCTCGATTACGCAGTATCGGCCACTAACAACTATTGCCAAAGAGACCACCCCTGTGAGAGCGTAAGAGCTCGGGCGCCCCCTTGGTTCGCAAAGCTAGAGGGTGCCCGTTTTATTGCAGAGATTGCATTTTTCTTTTGAAGTATACAATTAGTTGAGTGATGCTTCTCCTGCGAGCCAAGGAGAAAACATCATGAATTCATTAATACCCGACGGCCATTCCGAGCTTTTCGTTCGGGGCTTTGCCAGCGACCACGAAGACGCAATCACCCTCATCGGTTACGACGAGCGCAAGGCCGACTACATCGAGACGCCCTACTCTGGCGGCAACCCCGATAACATCCGCTATTACACCCGCAAGATTGAGTGCTGCGCGTTTTACGCGACCGGGTTCACCTTCAAGCATCCGCACGGCGCCATCATCACCGCTGAATTTGCCGAGCCGGTCCGTGCCCTTGAACGCACGCTTGAAGAGGACGGCGAGGAAATCGACAGCTTCAGTTTCGATGAGCGGCTTGTGCGCGCCATCGTTGCCAAGCTCGGCAACATCAGCGGCTTGGCCGCAGTGAACTTAATCTAAGAGAAAGAGAGGGATTTGGAGCAGTTTGCTTTCGACTTTATGCTTCCGCCGCCGCCTCCAGCTATGCCTATCGCAGCGGCGCTCATTGCGGCGGGATATGCCACCGGTGATTACGACCTTCAGATTAACCGACACATCTCGAACTACGATGACGTGCCTGCCCCGTCGCGGCTGTACCAATTCCCTATTGAGTATTTCTCACCTAACCTGGACGGCATTGAAGGCCTATATCTCAGCCATCCCGGACTCGCCGATTTCCCGTTCGTCAAACGTGTCTCGGAGGCCATCGGTTTACCGATAGACGCGCGCGCCGAAGACGAGTTTGGGCGACCGTTCTGTGACCTGGCTGAATGGTGGCACGCCGTTGATTTGATGGACGATAAGAACTGGCGTCACCTTATGGATACACAGCACCTGACAACCCGCGATGACCTGTTGAATGCGTTGTCTTTCCACCTTGAGACCGGCGACATCAAAACATCCACCGCGCGCACAATCCTAGGGATGCTTGGACAGCTGGAGCCCATAGACCGTTCCGTAACCGCCATTCTCGGCGACGGAATTAGTCCGTGGCTCATCAACATCGGTGGCAATGGGAAGCCCGTGAAGTGCCCAAAGGATTGGGCTCTAAACGTCAAGCGTTTCGACAATGCAGCTTGGATGCTAATTCACGGCATTGAGGACGGATGGCTTCATATGCCGAAAAGCAAGCACCTGAGTTTAACGGCAAAGGCAGTCAGTGCCCGTGCCGAAATGCAAATCGGTCAGTACTAGCCATGCCCCCAGTGGAAGAAGGCTGCGACTGCCATTGCGACGCGGACGACAAACCACCGGCTTTCAGATGACCGGACGGGCTTCGATTCTAGGATAATTTCACGTTCTTCAGTGATGGTCAGACGCCGGGTAACTTTCATTGGGCAAGCCTCTTCCTTGCGCGAAACGACATCGCGCGAATGGTTGACAGATTGCCTGGAGGTGAGGGAAAACCCTCAACGTTGCGGAGGAGAGCTTCGGCTCACCACCAGGTTCAGACGGTGCTTGTCGAGAGCACCGTCTGAACAATACCTAGACTCCCCACCGATCGACACGGCGATTCCCCGTTATACCCGGAAAAAACGCGACCGCTTTTGCGATGTCGATTGTTGCATTTTTGCCGAAATGAAAAATACGGTTTCTGGTCAGAAGCTTAGGCTGTGTGTAAGTTTTCAAACAGCGCGGTTGACTTGGGATAACTTTTTTAGCCGATTTCCGTGGACAGTTTTCTGCGTGCGCAGGTTGCCTTTTTCGCGACGAGAGCACGACCGCTTGACGGCGGTTCGCCAAATCAGATTCCATGGCTGCGACCCAGGAGCATCCCATGGACGAACACCTCATTCACCGGACCTTCACCCCCGCCGAGGACGGCAAGGTTCACGTAGAGGAAGTGTGGAACATGACCAGCAGGCAGGATCGAGAATTCCCACCGCCGAACCCCATGGTCTGCAACATGACCATCTCCAGTGAGCTCCACGAGCAGTTGAAGGAACGCGTTGCCGAATTCCTCAGGATCGGGAGGATGAAGCCCGAGGCGGCAGCAAGGACGACGTGGTTCTGAGCCCGTCCTGCGCACCTTCAAACAAGCACCCGCCCACCCGATGGGTGGCCGCTCCGGTTCGGTGCTTGCTGTGAAGACACGGGGCTCCAGGAAGGCCGGTGATTGGAGCCGGAGCCGCCACCTGCCCCACCTTGCAATCAGGCGCCGTGCGCCTATCTGGGAATCTCTGACGGTAGAGCCTTCCAGGGCTCCCGGCGCGAAAGGCCCTGCTGACCCCCTCAGCAGGGCCTTTTGCTTATCCACAGGCCTTCGTAGGGCTGGGATGGCCCAAAGATAAAGGCGCCCAGAGAAGCGCCTTTGGCTTGAAGGGTGACGCAGGGGTGCATCCCCGCGAGGTTTAGACCCGTTGCCTCTTGCGGGCACTCGGGAGCCGGAGGGCACCGGCTGAAACGGAAGTGGAACGAGCCGGTGTGCCCCGGCATGCATTTTGCTGCATTTTCTCGCCCTGTAACGGAACGCTGAACGACCGATTATTCAGCGTTTTCAATCGCATAGGCGGTACAAAATTTGGTCGGTCCAGAAACGCTCCACCATGGCAAAGTCAGATCATGCCGATGAAAGCCACCTAGTCGAGTTAAGAGTGAAATTTTTGAGTTAAATGCTTTTGCTTTTCGGGGGCGGCGCATGCCCCCGATAGGCCCCCTCCCCTTAGAAGGGACCCGCCACTAAAATTTGATCGCGATGTTAACGAGACGGCCACCGGAGCGGCAGTATCGCGGCGAGTACGATGGCCGTCGTGGCCATTCTTGTTTCAGAGTTGAATGGGTTGGGACCGCGCCCGGCGGGTGCCGATCGAC
It encodes the following:
- a CDS encoding H-NS family nucleoid-associated regulatory protein; this encodes MKFRSKADPSKTWAGRGAEPTWLKQEMKASGLTLEAFRC